CGACGAGACGCGCCGCGACCGCGGGGCCGATGCGCGGCAGGAGCTGGAACTCGGCGGCGGTCGCCGTGTTGACGTTGACGGTCTTGGCTTCGCCGGCGAGCGCCGGAGCGGCGGCCAGGAGGCAGAGGACGAGTGCGGCGGCGGCGAGGGTGCGCTGGTGGATTCGCATGTTCGCTTTCCTTTCTTGCGGCGTTGGTCAGGCGTTCAGTGATGGCGGCGCCGGAGCTCTTCCGGCGTCGTCGCTGCGGACTGCCGACTGCACGGCTGCGGTACTGCGGTGTTGCGGTCCGGCCGACTGCATTCCTGGATGGCGGAGCGGCTCGTGGGGTCTCTGTCTTCCTGGCGCCTCCTCTCCGGTTGAACTGCGCTGCGCCAGACGACAGGTACACGCTCCCTGCCAGAGCGGTGAACATCGCGCAAATCCAGCATTTGCAATCACTTGGGATGAAAACTCCGGCGCCACCGCGGGCCACTGCCGGCAAGGGGACGGGCGCCTGTCGGGCGCGGCGCGGGGGCGAGAGGGGCGAGCACCCCGAAACAGCGCACTCCCATCCGGCCGTCAAAGGATCTGGACGGAAGCGCAATCCCTTGCGGCGATCGGATAGTCTTCAGGGCTGATGTCGACTGCGCCCCGCTCCACCGCCCGCGAGTACCTGGAAGCCCTGCTCATCGCGGCGGTCTTCCTGTTGTTCACGAACACCTTCGTGATCAAGACCTTCTTCATCCCGAGCGGATCGATGGAGGACACGCTTCTCGTGGGCGACCATCTGTTCGTGAACCGCTTCATTTTCGGACCGACAATGGGGAAGGTCGAGCAGGCGATCCTGCCGCTGCGCGTACCCCGGCGCGGCGACATCGTCGTTTTCCGCTCCCCTGAGCGCCCGAATATCGATCTCGTGAAGCGGCTGATCGGCCTGCCGGGCGACACCATCCAGGTCGTCGACAAGCAGCTCTTCGTCAACGGCAAGAAGGTCGTGGACGACGCCTACGTCGAGCACAAGGATCCCAGGATCTTCCAGAACCGGCCGTACATGTCCGAGCAGCAGCGCCTGCGCGACAACTTCGGACCGGTGACCGTTCCGGCCGCGAGTTACTTCTGCATGGGTGACAACCGCGACCTGTCCTACGACTCCCGGTTCTGGGGCGTGGTGCCCGAGCACTACATCAAGGGCCGCGCCTTCCTCATCTACTGGTCGTTCGGGGGCGGAACTTCGGACGGCACCTGGCGTGGCGCCGGCGCGAAGCTGCGCGAGCTCGCCAACACCGCCCTCGGGTTCCTGACCAAGACCCGATGGACGCGCTCGTTCCACCTGCCGAGCTGAACCGCGCCGGCGGCCTCCCGCCGCCGAGCACCGACGCCCCGGCGGTCGCCGGTGTCGCCCGGGTCGCCCGCATCGTTCTCGTCGCTCTGCTGCTCGCGCTCTTCGTGCGCGCCTTCCTGGTCGAAGTGGTCTCGATTCCGAGCCCGTCGATGCTCCCCACCCTCGAGCCCGGCGACCAGATCCTGGTGAACCGCTTCCTCTTCTCGGGCCCGCCGTCGGGTCTGCTGCCGCGGCGGCCTGTCCGCAGCGGCGACGTGGTGCTCTTCCGGCCGCCGTTCGACCCCCACCAGCATTTCGTGAAGCGTTGCGTCGGTGTCGCCGGCGACTGGCAAGGCGGCGGCGTCCTCGCGCCCGGCATGCTCTGGCTGGAGGGCGATGCCCGCGAACGCTCGCTCGACTCCCGGCGCTTCGGGCCGGTGCCCGACAGTGCCGTCGAGGGGCGGGTGCTGGCCGTCCTCTGGTCGCGGTCCGGTACGGCAGCCGGACGGAGCCGGAT
The window above is part of the Thermoanaerobaculia bacterium genome. Proteins encoded here:
- the lepB gene encoding signal peptidase I → MSTAPRSTAREYLEALLIAAVFLLFTNTFVIKTFFIPSGSMEDTLLVGDHLFVNRFIFGPTMGKVEQAILPLRVPRRGDIVVFRSPERPNIDLVKRLIGLPGDTIQVVDKQLFVNGKKVVDDAYVEHKDPRIFQNRPYMSEQQRLRDNFGPVTVPAASYFCMGDNRDLSYDSRFWGVVPEHYIKGRAFLIYWSFGGGTSDGTWRGAGAKLRELANTALGFLTKTRWTRSFHLPS
- the lepB gene encoding signal peptidase I produces the protein MDALVPPAELNRAGGLPPPSTDAPAVAGVARVARIVLVALLLALFVRAFLVEVVSIPSPSMLPTLEPGDQILVNRFLFSGPPSGLLPRRPVRSGDVVLFRPPFDPHQHFVKRCVGVAGDWQGGGVLAPGMLWLEGDARERSLDSRRFGPVPDSAVEGRVLAVLWSRSGTAAGRSRILRQVR